AGAGCGATCGCCCGCTAACACCACTACCTCTGTATTATCAGCCGCACTTTGTAAAAAATGTTGGCAATCAGTAACGGCTGCATCCACAAAAACCAAACATTTCATCAACGGATCCCGTGCCATAGCCTACACACTCCTCTCTTGTTCTGCTTTGACCATCATACGAACCACGCTGCTCATTGTATGGCTTGCTTGCCATCCCAACTTTTCTCGCGCCTTACTAGGGTTTCCCCGGCTGACTGCTAAGTCGGTCGGTCGATACAGACTTGCATCTGATACGACATGTTGCCGCCAGTCTAGCCCAACTTCTGAAAATGCGATCGCCACGAATTCCTCCAGGCTAGAGGTTTGTCCTGTTGCGATCACGTAGTCATCGGGCTGATCTTGCTGTAGCATTTGATACATTGCCTCCACATAATCAGGTGCCCACCCCCAATCTCGCTGAATCGACATATTTCCTAGTCGTAATGTTTCATTGCTACCTGCCGCAATTCGACAAGCAGTGGCAATGATTTTCTTGGTTACAAACCGCTCTGGCCGCAATGGGGATTCATGATTAAATAAAATGCCTGAGCAGGCAAACAATCCATAGGCTTCTCGATAGTTGGCAACTTCCCAGAAAGCTGCTGCCTTGGCAACTGCGTAAGGGCTGCGGGGATGAAAAGGGGTCGTTTCATCGGCTGCTTGGTCGCCAATGTCACCAAAGCACTCACTGGAACTAGCGTTATAGAACTTAACTGGGTAGCCCAAAAATCGAATCACTTCTAGCAGGTTTAAGGTGCCAATAGCGATGCTATCTAGAGTTTCTACTGGTTGCTCAAATGACAACCCTACTGAGCTTTGCCCTGCTAGGTTATAGATCTCATCAGGCTTGACTTTACTTAGGGCTTGCAGCACGCTGCGAAAATCGGTTAAGGCGACTGACATCAAGTGCAACTGGTCATAAATGCCTAGGCGCTTGAGGTTGGCAAAGGATGAAATCTGGGCATCTCGAGATGTGCCATAGACGGTGTAACCCTTATCCAGCAAGAGCTTCGCTAGATAGGCTCCGTCTTGGCCCGATACTCCACAGATTAGTGCTGTTTTCATACCTTGTGTGATGGTTGAGGAATAACTTGGCTGTCAGTTAGCTGTTGTACTCGTGCTGGGGTCAATTTTGGTCAAGACTATTGTTATCCTTTGTGCTTCTCATTAGGACTGTATAGTCACCTGAGGTAACTGAGTGCAAATAGTATAGGAGAGATTTTGTGATTTGATTACCTCAATCTAAGACGAAGCTAAATTAAACCTAGACTTAATAGTTGTCCTTGACTAAGCAATTGTCGAGCGGTGTAACAGCAAATTCCTAAGTCTGATTTAGATCTTTGCCCCCACGTAATTGATAAAGCTCACCATCTTTCCCTAACTCATCCACAACACTGCTAGCGTGGAGCACTCGATTCGCGATCGACAATGCATCACTCAATACACCGAAGATGTAGAGGGCCTGGTCTACCTTCTTCATCCTTGCTTGCAGCTTGGCTTCTTCCTCTTGATTGGCAGCATTAGCAGCTTTTTCCATCAGGTTTAATATCTGCCCACGTTCAACCTTGCAATGGGCGTAGGAATCTTTGAAGTAGTCACGCAACTGCCTTACTAGCAAGGCTACTGACTGATCATCCTTCAAAAAATCAAGGTTTTGATTATCCATATCAGGCATATGAGAACAGTAGCAAAATGATAATGTGTCCTTAGAATACCACTGAGGTCAAGTTCTCTAGAGTGAGGGGGTGCTGCCTGTGATTGAGCGATCGTTAACTGTGGCAGCAGCCAACTGTGCTAATAAAGATGGGGTAGGGCTATGCCTACCCAGACAAGCCTCTACCCCATGTCTACAACATAACCCTAGCAGTCTTCACCCACAACCACAAGCCCTATTGTCTCAAGCGTCTATCAGGTTGGTTAACATAACATTATGAATTGATTAGGAAACCGTTCCAATAGTTGTAACGATTCACGACTAATGCCATAGTTTTGTGACCAAGAATTGCAACTTTTAACAAGAGCTATGCCCCTTCAGCCCTCTAGTAATCGTTGGACTGAAATCGTGACCTCTGGGAAGGCAACTGGGCAAATTTCACCGCTGGTGAGTGTGACCTCTGAATGATAATCACCATGGCTGGGGTCGCGAAAAACTCGAAGCTGGGGTGTTTTGAGAGCTACAACCCAATACTCTGGAATATTGGCAGCAGCATAGATTTTACGCTTTAGGTCGGTATCCTGCGCCAAGCTGCTGTGGGCAAACTCAATCAGCCAAAAAATATTTTCAGGAAAGGGATGGTGTTGAAGGTATTCTCGTCCCAATGGTTGCACGATCGCCAAATCTGGCTCTGGTTCAGAATTACTAGCAGGGATGGTGATTGGTTTTCCTTGGCGAATGGTGACTCGATCGCCGAGGAGAATTTTTAGATACTCGGCTGATTCATGGCTGAAATATGCATGGGGTTCCCCCTCTGGGGCCATTTCCACAATCTCTCCGTTTAATAACTCAACCCGACGATCATCTAACAGACCAACGTCGATCATGCGGTGATAATCCTGAAGTGTCCACTTGGCAAGTGTTGTGCCCACAGCTTACCCTCCCGGCAACTCTTGTCTAGCTTATCATTGCTGTAGTTTAGCTGAAGTGGCCCATACTGAGCAGGGCGATGGTTCGACTGTCCACAGGCTAGTCTGCACCAGCGATCGGAGCAAAGCCTTGACGTTGAATGTTCTCAGTAATAGTGCGAGGTTCCAGGAATTGCAGCAGGTAGTCAGGGCCACCAGCCTTGGAGCCAACACCAGAGAGTTTGAAGCCACCAAAGGGTTGACGGGCAACGATCGCCCCCGTGATTCCTCGATTGATGTAGAGGTTACCCACTTCAAACTCTTGCTCAGCTCGGTGAATGTGAGAAGGAGTGCGAGAATAGAGGCCACCCGTAAGGGCAAAGTTAGTGCCATTAGCGATATTCAGGGCTTCCGAGAAACTGCGAGCACGGATAACTGCCAGTACAGGGCCAAAAATCTCTTCCTGGGCGATTGTAGCCTGGGGTGGCACGTTAGCAAAAATGGTGGGAGAAACAAAATAGCCTGTGGTAGGTACTGGCATCTCTAAGGCTAGATCAGCTTCCTGTTTACCCTTGGCAATATAGGTTTGGATGCGGGCTTGGGCAGTACCGTCAATCACGGGGCCAACACGGGTACCTGGACGATCAGCCTCGCCGATGTTCAATGATTTGGTTGCTTCCACCAGTCGGGTCAGAAACGTATCGTAGATAGTGTCAAGGACGATCGCCCGTGAGCAGGCCGAGCATTTTTGACCACTGTAGCCAAAGGCTGAGTCCACTACCCCTTGCACGGCTTGATCTAAATCAGCGCTTTCATCCACAATGATGGCATTTT
This genomic stretch from Cyanobacteriota bacterium harbors:
- a CDS encoding Uma2 family endonuclease, with the translated sequence MGTTLAKWTLQDYHRMIDVGLLDDRRVELLNGEIVEMAPEGEPHAYFSHESAEYLKILLGDRVTIRQGKPITIPASNSEPEPDLAIVQPLGREYLQHHPFPENIFWLIEFAHSSLAQDTDLKRKIYAAANIPEYWVVALKTPQLRVFRDPSHGDYHSEVTLTSGEICPVAFPEVTISVQRLLEG
- a CDS encoding GDP-mannose 4,6-dehydratase, with product MKTALICGVSGQDGAYLAKLLLDKGYTVYGTSRDAQISSFANLKRLGIYDQLHLMSVALTDFRSVLQALSKVKPDEIYNLAGQSSVGLSFEQPVETLDSIAIGTLNLLEVIRFLGYPVKFYNASSSECFGDIGDQAADETTPFHPRSPYAVAKAAAFWEVANYREAYGLFACSGILFNHESPLRPERFVTKKIIATACRIAAGSNETLRLGNMSIQRDWGWAPDYVEAMYQMLQQDQPDDYVIATGQTSSLEEFVAIAFSEVGLDWRQHVVSDASLYRPTDLAVSRGNPSKAREKLGWQASHTMSSVVRMMVKAEQERSV